The window GAAAACCTGTAATACGTTCGATGCTTCTAATACCATTTTTTTCAACAAGATGTTTGCAAATCTGGATTATGTCTTTTCTGGATAGATGTTTATGATATAGTGGTGTATTTGCTGTTTCAACAAACCAGGTACGGCAGTGATTGCAATAATACTGCTGATGCCCTGCTCGATTTTTTCCACGTTTCAGTATGTCCTTTCCTTCTTCCTTTGAGAAATATTTGCAATCTGGATTCTGACATGTAATGTCGATTTTTCCTCTAGGTCTAGCCATTAATACCACATTGTATTAATGGATTTTATACCATATATATTATGCGGTCTATTTCAGGACAATACCAAAGTTTTGTTCTCTGACCAGATCTATGAAGGTCAAGAAGCCTCCCGAGTCCTTTTGTCACATCGGTCGTATGCTCAACTTCAAAAGCAAATTCTGGCACAAGCATATCAGTATCCCCGCCAAACCATAAAACGTCTATATGGCTCACTATTTCTACAACCTTCGGATGAAATACATCTCTTTGAAATTCTTTTATGGTTGCAACTTCTTCAATGGGCATGTTCATAAACTTCTTTTTGGCATCATTGATTGCCGCCGAGGTTTCATAACCGTATATCTTCCCTAATTCAAGCAGCATCCCCTGAACATCTTCATGCGCCGGATTCGGGTTCTTCTTCGGGTCAAATTCTTGAAGAGGTTTTTCTTCCCTGAGGTACCATATACCGCTCCCCTTCTCCTCCTGATAAAAAATGCTGTACTGCTGAAGCGTCCGCCTCACTGTATCCCTCCAGGTCGGATTTGTCTCGGTTTTCCAGTGCCCCTCTATCTGCGAATTGATATCATCCAGATGTCCTGAATTGCCTATATTTGAGAGAGCTACTTTTACGACATCTTTCCATGTCACCTTGTTATCGCCCTTCATTTGAGGGCTAATATAAAATTCTTTGATCTTAACCATTTCGAGTAATACTTGCATTGGGTTAAAAAACGCGGCGGCTTCGGGGACGGCGCCGGATTTTTAATATTTGGATTGTAATAAATCTGCGGCGCTTTATACCGCAGAGCACGCAAAGCACACAAAGCGAAAGCATCTTTACATCGGCAGCGCCGAACATTCTAAAAAATCTGGGTTTGTCGATATTTTACTCGTCTTGACACGTATGGCGAAGCCATACGTGAATGCGCCCTCCAGAGGCGTGACTCTGGGCGCCTTCATCTGCGGTTTTTTATTTTCAAAAGGCCGAGCCATCAGAGTGGATTTTTATTCCTGCAATTATCC is drawn from Candidatus Methanoperedens sp. and contains these coding sequences:
- a CDS encoding IS1 family transposase, whose amino-acid sequence is MARPRGKIDITCQNPDCKYFSKEEGKDILKRGKNRAGHQQYYCNHCRTWFVETANTPLYHKHLSRKDIIQICKHLVEKNGIRSIERITGF